The proteins below are encoded in one region of Clostridium estertheticum:
- a CDS encoding TetR/AcrR family transcriptional regulator yields MRRKDDEKEKSIKEAVVKLILELGFHGTSISKIAKEAGVSPATVYIYYENKEIMFQDIYYEYSEEIFDYLLSMVYKNMDGHELIEILVRGYYTYIKENGEIFHFVDQFSSCPALACHCLDRKGIKNLNNLFEEMKQQRVLKDIQNDNLIAILFFPIKSIASNQCIGEVERDDLLKELITIIQDALLA; encoded by the coding sequence ATGAGAAGAAAAGATGATGAAAAAGAGAAAAGTATAAAGGAAGCAGTTGTTAAACTAATACTTGAATTAGGTTTTCATGGTACTTCTATTTCAAAAATCGCAAAAGAGGCAGGGGTTTCCCCAGCTACTGTTTATATTTATTACGAGAATAAAGAAATTATGTTTCAAGATATATATTATGAATATTCTGAAGAAATATTTGATTATTTGCTTAGTATGGTTTATAAGAATATGGATGGACATGAACTTATTGAAATACTGGTCAGAGGATATTATACTTACATCAAAGAGAATGGAGAGATATTTCATTTTGTAGATCAATTTTCCAGTTGTCCGGCCTTAGCTTGCCATTGCTTAGATAGAAAAGGCATAAAAAATCTTAATAATTTGTTTGAGGAAATGAAGCAGCAAAGAGTGCTTAAGGATATTCAAAATGATAATTTGATAGCAATACTTTTTTTTCCAATAAAGTCTATTGCGAGTAACCAATGCATTGGAGAAGTTGAAAGGGATGATTTACTAAAAGAGTTGATTACAATAATACAGGATGCTTTGTTAGCTTAA
- a CDS encoding MATE family efflux transporter yields the protein MNTKLGSESISKLLFKFSVPAITGMVVNALYNIVDRIYIGHIKGVGSYALSGLAITFPISVIIMAFGMLIGIGACSVISIRLGEKNVEAADNILGNAVMLLTIISVVLGIFGVLFLNKILILFGSDQNNLPYAKAYIQIILMGAVFQNIGFGINNIIRAEGNPKMAMLTMMFGAIINIILDPIFIFVFKMGIQGAAIATVISQAFNTLLVLRYFTAKNSGSVLKLKKTNLKLNKYIVNDIFAIGVAPFSMQIASSLVAILYNKGLLIYGGDLAVAAMGILNSISMLIFMPIVGISQGIQPIIGYNYGAKLYDRVFKILKLAIIFGTCIAVIGFIVVQLFANQLITIFVGNNPELIKLGAHGLRIDLMVLPILGFQILGASYFQAINEAKTSMILSVLRQVIVLIPIILILPLFLKLDGLWFSQPCADLIATALTAFFLVRSIKKLRNSSVL from the coding sequence ATGAATACAAAATTAGGATCGGAAAGTATAAGCAAATTACTTTTTAAGTTTTCTGTGCCAGCTATAACGGGAATGGTAGTGAATGCTTTATATAATATTGTGGATCGAATATATATAGGACATATTAAAGGGGTAGGATCATACGCATTATCCGGACTTGCTATAACATTTCCAATATCAGTCATTATAATGGCATTTGGGATGCTTATTGGTATAGGTGCTTGTTCAGTGATATCAATAAGACTTGGAGAAAAAAACGTTGAGGCAGCAGATAATATTTTGGGGAATGCTGTGATGCTTTTAACAATAATATCAGTAGTGCTTGGAATATTTGGAGTTTTATTTTTAAATAAAATTTTAATATTATTTGGTTCGGATCAAAATAATCTGCCTTATGCAAAAGCATATATACAAATTATACTTATGGGAGCTGTTTTTCAAAATATAGGATTTGGCATTAATAATATAATTAGAGCCGAGGGTAATCCTAAAATGGCAATGCTTACAATGATGTTTGGCGCAATTATTAATATTATATTAGATCCAATATTTATATTTGTATTTAAAATGGGAATTCAAGGTGCTGCAATAGCAACTGTAATTTCTCAAGCTTTTAATACTTTATTGGTACTTAGATATTTTACAGCGAAAAACAGTGGAAGCGTACTTAAATTAAAGAAAACTAACTTAAAGCTTAATAAATATATTGTAAATGATATTTTTGCTATTGGGGTAGCGCCGTTTTCTATGCAAATAGCTTCAAGCCTTGTAGCTATTTTGTATAATAAAGGTCTTTTAATTTATGGAGGGGATCTTGCAGTTGCTGCAATGGGGATATTAAATAGTATATCAATGCTTATTTTTATGCCCATAGTTGGTATTAGTCAAGGTATACAGCCTATAATAGGATATAATTATGGGGCTAAATTGTATGATAGAGTTTTTAAAATTTTAAAGCTCGCCATAATTTTTGGAACTTGTATTGCTGTAATTGGGTTTATTGTTGTGCAACTATTTGCAAATCAACTTATAACAATATTTGTAGGTAATAATCCTGAATTAATAAAATTAGGTGCACATGGACTTAGGATTGATTTAATGGTTTTACCTATTTTAGGATTTCAAATTTTAGGTGCAAGTTATTTTCAAGCCATAAATGAGGCAAAAACATCAATGATTTTAAGTGTTTTAAGACAAGTCATAGTTTTAATACCCATTATCCTTATACTCCCATTATTTCTTAAATTAGATGGATTATGGTTTTCACAACCTTGTGCTGATTTGATTGCAACAGCACTTACTGCATTTTTTCTTGTTAGGAGTATTAAAAAATTAAGGAACAGTTCTGTATTGTAA
- a CDS encoding NADH-dependent flavin oxidoreductase produces the protein MKFENLLKQTTLDSTINVKNSIVMAPMTTFSANPDGTVSVAELSYYKARSKGVGIVITAATNVQESGKGFPGQFAAYNNSFLPSLKKLSQTIKGEGALAILQIFHGGRMAIPAEIPGGQTISASAIAAEREGAMTPREMTQAEIQDTIKAFGETTKLAIDAGFDGVEIHGANTYLLQQFFSPHSNRRDDMWGGSIEKRMNFPLAVIAQVKKVIKEDGIKNFIVGYRFSPEELENPGITLEDTLSFIDVLSNQGLSYLHSSISDFWQSSIRNASNTNPIICKILDKIHGRVPFIGVGSIHTPEDAIKALNSGTTFISLGRELIMEPDWVSKVQTGDFSKIRTTLNKTQRESLDIPEPLWNIIINTPGWFPMSK, from the coding sequence TTGAAATTTGAAAATTTACTTAAACAAACAACATTAGATTCAACTATAAATGTAAAAAACTCTATAGTTATGGCACCTATGACTACTTTTTCTGCAAATCCTGATGGAACAGTATCTGTGGCAGAATTAAGTTATTATAAAGCAAGGTCAAAAGGTGTAGGCATAGTAATTACTGCCGCAACCAATGTACAAGAATCAGGTAAGGGATTCCCTGGACAATTTGCTGCTTACAACAATAGCTTTTTACCAAGTTTAAAAAAATTATCACAAACCATAAAAGGAGAAGGTGCCTTAGCAATTCTTCAAATATTTCATGGTGGAAGAATGGCAATTCCTGCCGAAATACCTGGTGGTCAAACTATTAGTGCAAGCGCTATAGCAGCTGAAAGAGAAGGTGCAATGACTCCACGCGAAATGACCCAAGCAGAAATCCAAGATACTATTAAAGCATTTGGTGAAACAACAAAACTTGCAATAGACGCCGGTTTTGATGGTGTAGAAATTCATGGGGCCAACACATACTTATTACAACAATTTTTTTCTCCTCATTCAAACCGAAGAGACGATATGTGGGGTGGAAGCATAGAAAAAAGAATGAATTTCCCACTAGCTGTTATTGCGCAGGTTAAGAAAGTAATAAAAGAAGATGGCATAAAGAATTTCATAGTTGGCTACAGGTTTTCACCAGAAGAACTAGAAAATCCCGGTATAACTTTAGAAGACACTCTTTCATTTATAGACGTTTTATCAAATCAAGGATTAAGTTATTTGCACAGCTCCATATCGGATTTTTGGCAAAGTTCAATACGTAATGCCTCCAATACTAATCCTATTATTTGCAAAATACTTGACAAAATACATGGCAGAGTCCCTTTTATTGGCGTTGGATCTATCCACACACCTGAAGATGCTATAAAGGCATTAAACAGTGGTACCACATTTATATCTCTTGGTAGAGAGCTAATCATGGAACCCGACTGGGTCAGTAAGGTTCAAACTGGTGATTTTTCAAAAATACGTACTACTTTAAATAAAACCCAAAGAGAATCTTTAGATATTCCAGAGCCACTTTGGAATATAATTATAAATACACCTGGTTGGTTCCCAATGTCAAAATAA